The Stigmatella aurantiaca DW4/3-1 genome contains the following window.
GGAGAAGGCGATTGGAAGAAGCGGCTGGATGAAATCCGGAGCCACTTCGAGGGCAAGCTGAGTGCCGCCCAAGATGAACAAGCCCAGAAGGAAGTCTTCAAAGAGCTGACCGGGCCCTCGATATCCTTGAAAAAGTAAGCACGCGCCCTCAGTACGTCATGTATTCGTGGATCACCTCCTCCAGGGCTTCGTTGGTCACCTCCGCGAACGCCATCTCTCCGCTCTCGACATCCCACACCGTGTTGATCGGTGCCCGCAGGGCGCGGAACTTCGCGCTCGCCTCTTGGTTTTGCGCCTTGCTGTCCCCCAGATAGTCCACTTCCAGGTTGCTGATCACCCAGACACGGACCTGGCCCTTCACGTAGTTGACCACTTGAGGTTCATTCGTGGCATCGAGGTAGGGCTGGACTGTGGCGAGGGCCTGTTGGAGCTCACCGGCGGCCATGGTGGTCGCCATCTTGTAAATGGGCTTGCCGCTCGCGCTCTCCCATTTGCCCACCAAGGCCTGCAAGTCCGCCCATGACTGTGCGGAGGCCAGCGATGTGTTCAGGTGACCCTGCGCCGTATTGATCGCGCTGTTCACACTGCCTTTGCCTGCCCAGAGGTTGCGGGGGTTCCCATTCATCACGAAGAGGCCCAGCTTGAGGGTCTCTTCGTCGGTCAGGGCCTGCGGGGCCGAGGGGTCCTTGCCCAGCGCCTTCGTTCCTTCCGCGACGGCCGCCAGGATGCTGGTATTCGTGAGGTTGGCGCGGATGGACTGGAGCAGGAGAGTCTTGCGGCTCTGGTAGGCGAGGTCGACGAACCCCCGGATCGAATGCCAGGCCAGCACATGGCGCCGGTGCTGGCCGGTCAGGAGGGGGAGTTGCTGTTTCGTGCCCGAGGGAAAGTCTGGGCGTCCCGTCACGGTCCCCCCTTCCACCGACAGGGTCGCCATGCCCGTGGAGTGTCCGGTCGACTCGAGCTTGGCATGCCACTGGATGGCTTGCTGGGCGAGCCGGTACACGTTCGGCTTGGCATCGGCCAGTCCCGCCAGGGCCTTCAGAATGGCCACCAGCTTTTCCGCGTCCTCGGTGCTCGCGTCATCGAGGTCGGCGGGAAGGTGTTCCCGGTAGGCGGGGTTCTGCTTGATTTCATTCAGGGCCCAGGTCCACTGGGGGTCCCATTCTGGATCACTCTGGTTGTCGGTGATGGCCGCATCCAGGTACGCGTCGAGATTCACCTGTTTGCGCTGAATGACGGGGAAGGCGCTCGCGGTGCCAGGGCTGGAGCCAGAAGTCAGGGCGGGTGCGCCCTCCGTGAGCCGGAATTGCAAGGCCTTGCTGCCCATGACGTCTGCCTCACGCTCGAGCGAGCGGTCGTCGTTGATGGCTTGGCCGGACATGTGCAGGGTTGGGCGAACCCTTCCCTGCTTTTGCTGGACCACGTGCCATGCTTCATGGGCCAGGTGTTTCTCCTGTCCCACGCCGAGATGGATGTCGGAGCCTTGTGTGTAAGCCAACGCATGCAATGGTGAGGGTTTGCGGGAGTTGTAGTGGACCCGCGTGTCGTTGAGGGACACGCCGGACAGCGCCTCAATGCCTGATTTCAGGTCCGAGGGGAGGCCGGTCCGGTTCTCGGGTGCAGGCATGCGCTGCACGGAGGCATCCGGGGGAGACGGCGAAGCGTCCCCGGGCGCGGCTGTTTCGGTCCGGAGCTGGGTGACCGCCCTGTTGCCGAGCGTCCGCTGGAGCTGAATCACCTGACTGGGCGTCAGGGAGCGAGGGTCCTGCTTGGCACGTTGAACAATCGTGGAAGGGGGTTCGGGCTGGGCCGAAGGGGTGTCTGGCTCGGAATGGGTGGAGAGGTGAGCGCCCACATCAGGGTCACGCGATCTGGAAGACTCTTTCATCTGCCTCTCGGGAGCGGGCCCATCGGGCGCGGCGATCGACGGAAGGATGGCTGACAAGAGAATATCGTGTCTTCTCTTGGCCTCCAAATGTGTCCCGTTCACTTCCGGCAAATCGCCGTGAGGGGGCCGCGCGCGGGGGCGCCGCTCCCATTAAGGTGGCCAGTCCATTCTTTGGAGGTTCGCCATGACTGCTGCCGCTTCGCTTCCCGCCGCCGCCGCCGGTACGTTCCGGCTCGGGGATACGGTCATCCCGCGCATGGGGTTCGGTGCCATGCGCATCACGGGCCAGGGCATCTGGGGAGAGCCCAGGGATCTCGAGGAGGCCCGGCGGGTTCTCCGCCGCGCGGTGGAACTGGGCATCCAGCTCATCGACACGGCGGATTCCTACGGCCCCGAGGTGTCCGAGCGCATCATCGGCGAGACGCTCCATCCCTATGCGCAGGGGTTGCTCATCGCGACGAAGGGAGGGTTGACGCGCAGCGGACCGAACGGGTGGCACGCCAACTGCCGTCCGGAGCACCTCACGAAGGCGCTGGAGGGGAGCCTTCGCCGGCTGCGCGTCGAACGCATCGACGTGTATCAGCTCCACACGGTGGATCCGCAGGTGCCATTCGAGGAGTCGGTAGGGGCGCTCGCGCGCCTGCGCGAGCAGGGGAAGATCCGTGACGTGGGGCTGTCGAATGTGTCGGTGGAGCAACTCCGGCAGGCGCGGAAGATCGTCCCCATCGTCTCGGTGCAGAACCGTTACAACCTGACGACCCGGAGGAGCGAGGACGTGCTGGTGGAGTGCGAGAAGGAGGGGATAGGCTTCCTGCCCTGGTCACCGCTCTCCGCCAGTGCCCTGGCCACGGAGGGGAGCCCCCTCCTCCAGGCGGCGAAGCGGCACAGCGTCACCCCGGGGCAGCTCGCGCTCGCGTGGTTGCTGCACCGCTCGCCGGTGATGTTGCCCATCCCCGGGACTTCCTCCGTGAAGCACCTGGAGGAGAACACGGCGGCAGCGGCCGTGAAGCTGACGCCCGAGGAAGTCCGCGCGCTAGAGTAGATCAGAAAGGGGCATGCTGCGTTTCTTCCAGGGTTGACATCCTCTATGTGTCTGTGCGGACGATGGAAGGGCCATTCCACATGAACACTCCACGGGGATGCATCAGCGGCAAGTACCAGGGGCGTGGGTGGGAGCCATTGATGACTGCTCGGAGGTCAGTAGCGGCGCGATTCATGGCAATCGTGCCCGTGTTGCTGTCATGCCTTGCATGGGCTGACGCGAAGGCAAAGGCCGATCCTGGGAAAGGCCAGGAGCTCGTCTACGAGCCCATGGTGCCGCCTGTGAATTACCTCCAACGGACCAGTTGGCTCTGGGAGTTTGGCGATGAGCGGTCCCAAGAGTCTGGAGGAGTCTTTTTTAGCATCACGAGAGGGCCATTCTCGGAGAAGCCGCCTTCTCCATACGACGCGTGGCCTACCGTTCTCGTGAAGCTTCCAGAGGGGTGGAGGACTGTGGATTTTCCGCGAGAGTTCTCTCGATATCTATGGACCCACGCTGCTTCGGCCCCTGGCAAGGGCTACTTTTGGGGCTTTTTGGAGCACGCTGTCGAGGAGGCGGGGAGCGAGTTGTCCCTCGTCATGAGCATCGATGGTGGCAGAACCTGGACTCACGCCGCGACGCTCCAAAAACCCGACCGGGAGGCCACGTTTTTAGCCTTTGAGATGAACTCGAAGGGGAGAGGCCAGATCCAAATGGTGTCACATAAGGTCGAGCCGCCCGGGGCGCGAAAGGTCTTCACATATGTGACGGCTGATTGGGGAAAAACGTGGCGCAAGTCACCCTCTGTGACCGTCTCCGTCTTGATGGAGGGCAAGGTCCCACCAAATAATTTTCCTTGTTGGGTGGCTGTGCGAAACTTGCCAGAGCCGCTTCCAGAAGACTGCCAGTTCCCCGCGAGTGTCTACAGCCAGGTTGGCGGTTCCCCCTAGCATGTCGCTCAAAGCAATGAGGAGTCGAGGCACTGGCTCTTCGTGGAGAGCCGTTCTGCTCGCGGCTGCTTTGGCTCTCCCGGTGATAGCAGGGGCTTGTCTCTTGCTTTGCCGGACCGATGCTTTTCTTTCTTTGTGGCTAGGGCGCAGTGACATGGAGTGGGCGCGAGACGCCGAACGTGACAACAGCACGGGCCACGAATCGGCGGAAGACGTTGTCGCAACGGAGAGTGGTTTCTCCGCGGTCGGCCACACCCATTCCCGGCAGCCAGGAGTCCATCATGCCTGGGTACTTCAGTTTGGTGCTGCTCCGCCGCCCCGGTGGGAGCGAGCCTATGGAGGAAAAAGAGCGCTTGGGACGGGGGTTCTCGGCCGTGCCATCGCCTCCCTTCAGAGAGGAGGGCTCATCATTGCTGGGGAGGAGGAGGTCTCGGTGAATCGATTCCGGGGATGGCTCCTCGCGCTCTCCCCAGAAGGAGACGTCCTCTGGGAGCGAACTCCGGGTCATGAAGGCGTAAATGGGTTCAATGCTGTCTCGGTTCTTGAGGACGGTTCCATTGTCGCTGGAGGCGATCAGGATGGAGAGGGCTGGGTGGTGCGGATGGACCCACGGGGTGAACTTCTTTGGAGCGTGAAGCTTCCCCAGTTGGAGCACATCACCGCACTGGTAGCGCTTCCGGCCCAGCGTATCGCGGTCATGGGAACGGCGGAAATCTCGACCACAGGGCCGGGAATTTCACGGCTGGTGATGCTGGAGTCCGATGGCTGGGCCCGCTGGGAGAAGCAGTTGCCAGCAGAAGGCAGGGGGGAACTGGACGCGCTCACCGTGCTGCCGGATGGAGGCTTTGTCGCGGCTGGACGCCTGGGCCGTCCTGATTCGACGGACTGGAGTCTCTGGGTGATACGCGTGGATCCGCTCGGGGAGATCCTCTGGGAGCATGTCCCGGAGGACCCTCAAGTGGAATCGGGCCGTGCCATTACCGCCTTTCCCGATGGAAGTGTCGTCGTCGCGGGGGCCTCGTGGAAGAATTTGCTGGCCGATCAGGAAGCCAAGGTCTGGCGATTTTCCGCAGAGGGGAGCCTGCTCTGGCAGCAGTCCTACGGAGGGGATGGATACGATGCGGGCGAAGGCATCGCCCGCTTGATGGATGGCACCCTTGTGGTCGTGGGCTCGACGAGTTCCAAGGGGGCAGGCAAGACGGACCTGTGGACCTTTGGGTTGTCTCCGGAGGGGGAACTGCTCTGGGAGGAGACGTTCGGGTCGCCCTGACACAGGAGCCTCCCGGACGCAGTAGTGGGAATTGGGCGTTCAGCTCACGGCGGCAGCGGCTGTGAAGCTGACGCCCGAGGAAGTCCGCGCGCTGGGGTAGATCAGAAAGAGGCATGCTGCGTTTCTTCCAGGGTTGACATCCTCTATGTGTCTGTGCGGACGATGGAAGGGCCATTCCACATGAACACTCCACGGGGATGCATCAGCGGCAAGTACCAGGGGCGTGGGTGGGAGCCATTGATGACTGCTCGGAGGTCAGTAGCGGCGCGATTCATGGCAATCGTGCCCGTGTTGCTGTCATGCCTTGCATGGGCTGACGCGAAGGCAAAGGCTGATCCTGGGAAAGGTCAGGAGAGCACCTACGAGCCCATGGTGCTGCCTGTGGATTACCTCCAACGGACCAGTTGGCTCTGGGAGTTTGGCGATGAGCGGTCCCAAGAGTCTGGAGGAGTCTTTTTTAGCATCACGAGAGGGCCATTCTCGGAGAAGCCGCCTTCTCCATACGACGCGTGGCCTACCGTTCTCGTGAAGCTTCCAGAGGGGTGGAGGACCGTGGATTTTCAGCGAGAGTTCCCTCGATATTTATGGACCCACGCTGCTTCGGCCCCTGGCAAGGGCTACTTTTGGGGCTTTTTGGAGCACGCTGTCGAGGAGGCGGGGAGCGAGTTGTCCCTCGTCATGAGCATCGATGGTGGCAGAACCTGGACTCACAGAAGACTGCCGGTTCCCCGCGAGTGTCTACAGCCAGGTTGACGGTTCCCCCTAACATGTCGCTCAAAGCAATGAGGAGTCGAGGCTCTGGCTCTCTGTTGAGCGCCGTTCTTCTCGTGGCTGCTTTGGCTCTCCCGGTTGTCGCAGGGGCTTGTTTCTTGTGTTGCCGGACCGATGCTTTTCTTTCTTTGCTGATTGGGCGCAGTGACATGGAGTGGGCGCGAGAGGCCGAACGGGACAACAGCACGGGCCATGAGTCTGCCGAGGGGGTCGTTGCGACCGGAAGCGGCTTCTCCGTGGTGGGCCAGACGAACTCCCGGCAGCCTGGAATCCAGCATGCCTGGGTACTCCACTTCGGTCATGCTCCGCCCCCACTTTGGGAGCGGACCTATGGAGGACCAGGAATGCTGGGCGCCTCGGGTCATGCCATCACAGCCTTGCCACGGGGAGGACTCGTCGTGGCTGGAACGGCGCGAGGGACAGGGGGTGGATTTTGGGGATGGCTCGTGGCGCTCTCCCCAGGCGGGGATGTTCTTTGGGAGCGGACTCCGGGTGAAGAGGGGGCCCATGGGTTCCATGCTGTTTCGGTCCTTGAGGACGGCTCCGTTGTCGCTGGAGGGAGCCAGGATCGGGTGGGCTGGGTGGTACGGGTGGATTCACGTGGCAAGCTGCTTTGGGACGTCAAGCTTCCCCAGCTTGAACGTGTCACGGCCCTGGTATCGCTCCCGGCTCAGCGCGTCGCGGTCTTGGGCACAGCGGAGACCTCGACCACGGGGCTGGGGATTTCGCGATTGATGCTGCTGGATTCCAGTGGTTGGGCCAGCTGGCAGAAGCAACTACCTGTCGAAGGCAAGGGGGAATTGGCCGCGCTGGCTCCGTTGCCAGAGGGAGGGTTTGTCGCCACGGGCCGTCTGAGCCGTCCCGATTCCTCGGACTGGAGTCTCTGGGTGGTACGCATGGATCCGCGGGGAGAAATCCTCTGGGAGCATGTTCCGGAAGACCCCCAGGTGGAGGCTGGCCGTGCCATCACTGTTCTGCCCGATGGGGGGATCGTCGTGGCGGGGTTCTCCTGGAAAGAGGTGCTGGTGGATCGAGAGGCCAAGGTCTGGCGCTTTTCGGCAGAGGGGAGCCTTCTCTGGGAGAAGTTCTATGGGGGGGCCCGAAATGACATGGGCGAGGGCATTGCCCACCTGGCGGACGACAGCCTGGTGGTTGTGGGCTCGACGCTCTCCAAGGGAGCAGGCAAGACGGATGTGTGGACCTTCGGGCTGTCCCCGGAGGGCGATCTGCTCTGGGAAGAGACCTTCGGGGCGCCCTGACGCAAGTGCCTCCCCTGGGTTGACAGGAGCCGCCGCGAAGCGGTCAGCTCGATGACCTGGGAGGCAGCGAATGCGGGGAGTTTACAGGCTGCTCCAGGGGGGGGCGTGTCTGCTGGGCCTTCTCCTGAGCGGCTGTCCAACATCAACGGTGGGACTGAACATCTATCGCGGCCCTGAGCCGGTCCCGGCGGTGTCCATGGCCTCGGCCTCGGCACAGGTCGAAGTGCAGTACCTGGGGGGCGGGGGCTTCCTGGTCCGGCGGGAGGGCGATGCGCTCCTGTTCGCGCCGTCGTTCACCCACCCCAGCCTCTTGGCGATGCTGCCCATGGTGGAGATCCGCAGCGACGAGGAACTCGTCAAACGCTGCCTGGAGAAGAAGGCCCAGGCCCGGCTGGAGGATGTGGAGTTCATCCTCGTCGGGCATACGCACTACGACCACCTGCTGGACGTCCCCCC
Protein-coding sequences here:
- a CDS encoding DUF4157 domain-containing protein; the protein is MIQLQRTLGNRAVTQLRTETAAPGDASPSPPDASVQRMPAPENRTGLPSDLKSGIEALSGVSLNDTRVHYNSRKPSPLHALAYTQGSDIHLGVGQEKHLAHEAWHVVQQKQGRVRPTLHMSGQAINDDRSLEREADVMGSKALQFRLTEGAPALTSGSSPGTASAFPVIQRKQVNLDAYLDAAITDNQSDPEWDPQWTWALNEIKQNPAYREHLPADLDDASTEDAEKLVAILKALAGLADAKPNVYRLAQQAIQWHAKLESTGHSTGMATLSVEGGTVTGRPDFPSGTKQQLPLLTGQHRRHVLAWHSIRGFVDLAYQSRKTLLLQSIRANLTNTSILAAVAEGTKALGKDPSAPQALTDEETLKLGLFVMNGNPRNLWAGKGSVNSAINTAQGHLNTSLASAQSWADLQALVGKWESASGKPIYKMATTMAAGELQQALATVQPYLDATNEPQVVNYVKGQVRVWVISNLEVDYLGDSKAQNQEASAKFRALRAPINTVWDVESGEMAFAEVTNEALEEVIHEYMTY
- a CDS encoding aldo/keto reductase: MTAAASLPAAAAGTFRLGDTVIPRMGFGAMRITGQGIWGEPRDLEEARRVLRRAVELGIQLIDTADSYGPEVSERIIGETLHPYAQGLLIATKGGLTRSGPNGWHANCRPEHLTKALEGSLRRLRVERIDVYQLHTVDPQVPFEESVGALARLREQGKIRDVGLSNVSVEQLRQARKIVPIVSVQNRYNLTTRRSEDVLVECEKEGIGFLPWSPLSASALATEGSPLLQAAKRHSVTPGQLALAWLLHRSPVMLPIPGTSSVKHLEENTAAAAVKLTPEEVRALE
- a CDS encoding sialidase family protein; translation: MAIVPVLLSCLAWADAKAKADPGKGQELVYEPMVPPVNYLQRTSWLWEFGDERSQESGGVFFSITRGPFSEKPPSPYDAWPTVLVKLPEGWRTVDFPREFSRYLWTHAASAPGKGYFWGFLEHAVEEAGSELSLVMSIDGGRTWTHAATLQKPDREATFLAFEMNSKGRGQIQMVSHKVEPPGARKVFTYVTADWGKTWRKSPSVTVSVLMEGKVPPNNFPCWVAVRNLPEPLPEDCQFPASVYSQVGGSP